One region of Oryza sativa Japonica Group chromosome 5, ASM3414082v1 genomic DNA includes:
- the LOC4339757 gene encoding uncharacterized protein isoform X2, which yields MGSEAKEMKYRRRARVPEPFDYGQCGGDRSGVLDWGALKENPVELLRKLDELRDHITRSCEITDQPRERHRMSRRTASLRPSHAEPPPLGRGPEHYRSRYTGRYGSGFPHSPNDQLHRSMHRDRYERQPSGRFRQWPERQWENSGYLGGNHHQSTCQCAQCLHGQRAVMQEEHIPMTRYFAGQQGSHLFDRSPSVSSELDRRSVASSLYSHFSVSKRRTEFFRKKAESFCRPVRGAAPFVVCSSCNQLLQLPPGKCTARKQIQVRCGSCSEIVSFKLKEVKIHPLVAPTSFPASKTVGSSSRQVNKSFGWYQHQDEGNSSFHKLQAQERWQQNKDLADNISVSSTSSYDRIDKECGSNRSSQLLSVSVRRSRLANIPKDILCQGDAYSQVETSAFNTGNLQAPVIEDKCVDPFSSRLKDCSGGDRTSKECSLNIMADSVDANVRDERSDVTYEQNSKDHKEGFGEETVSSRHEQKLKESTSGFCDDGSMGNIDKLTADNDDTSSLEDGDVSKKYEEKIKQDDNNFQSEFITERYSKCSKEDNNSVIQVETIATICKQDDLDDCYSELLSPNSEHAIMPSKLESSVNERTNSSSRVSSEAELDEVQSAATKNGDSKFFAGFLKKGLKDISLFNQSVDSAKVSINGHSISERVLRKAEKKSGPVGPGSYWYDYRAGFWGVMGHECSGIIPPFIKEFNYPMPKNCAGGNTGVIVNGRELHQKDFELLAGRGLPRISGKSYSVEINGNVIDETTGKKLRKLGKLAPTWQM from the exons ATGGGGAGCGAGGCGAAGGAGATGAAGTACAGGAGAAGGGCTAGGGTTCCAGAGCCCTTCGATTACGGGCAatgcggcggcgaccggagtgGCGTGCTGGATTGGGGCGCGCTCAAGGAGAACCCCGTGGAGCTGCTCCGGAAGCTCGACGAGCTGCGGGACCACATCACCAGGTCCTGCGAGATCACCGACCAGCCGCGGGAGCGCCACCGCATGAGCCGCCGCACGGCCTCGCTGCGCCCCTCgcacgccgagccgccgccgctaggcCGTGGGCCGGAGCACTACCGCTCACGCTACACGGGAAGGTACGGGTCTGGCTTTCCGCACAGTCCGAATGACCAGCTGCATCGGTCTATGCATAGAGATAGGTATGAGAGGCAGCCGAGTGGGCGGTTCCGGCAATGGCCGGAGAGGCAGTGGGAGAATTCTGGGTATCTTGGGGGGAATCACCATCAGAGCACCTGCCAGTGTGCACAGTGCCTTCATGGCCAGAGAGCTGTGATGCAGGAGGAGCACATTCCCATGACGAGGTACTTTGCAGGCCAGCAGGGGTCTCACCTGTTCGATAGGTCCCCATCAGTCTCATCGGAGCTTGACCGGAGGTCTGTCGCTTCGTCATTGTACTCTCATTTCTCGGTGTCGAAGAGGAGGACAGAGTTTTTCAGGAAGAAGGCAGAGAGTTTCTGTCGTCCTGTGAGAGGCGCCGCTCCTTTCGTTGTATGCAGTTCTTGTAACCAGCTGCTGCAGCTGCCTCCTGGGAAATGCACAGCTCGGAAGCAGATTCAAGTTCGGTGTGGTTCGTGCTCGGAGATCGTTAGTTTCAAGCTTAAGGAAGTGAAAATTCATCCTTTGGTTGCGCCGACATCTTTCCCTGCATCAAAAACAGTGGGGAGTTCCAGTCGTCAGGTTAACAAAAGTTTTGGGTGGTACCAACATCAGGATGAAGGAAATTCTAGTTTCCATAAGCTGCAAGCACAAGAGAGATGGCAGCAGAACAAGGATCTTGCAGACAATATTTCTGTGTCTTCTACTTCTAGTTATGACAGAATAGACAAAGAGTGTGGATCAAACAGGAGCAGTCAGTTACTATCAGTATCTGTTAGAAGGTCCAGACTTGCAAATATCCCAAAGGATATACTATGTCAAGGAGATGCATACAGTCAAGTAGAAACTTCAGCATTTAATACAGGCAATCTACAGGCCCCAGTTATAGAGGACAAATGTGTCGATCCATTTTCCAGTCGTCTAAAAGATTGTAGTGGTGGAGATCGCACAAGCAAGGAATGTAGCCTAAATATCATGGCAGATTCTGTTGATGCTAATGTTAGGGATGAAAGATCGGACGTGACATATGAGCAGAACAGCAAAGATCATAAAGAAGGATTTGGAGAAGAAACTGTCAGCAGTAGACATGAGCAAAAGCTCAAAGAAAGTACAAGTGGCTTTTGTGATGATGGAAGCATGGGTAACATAGACAAGCTGACGGCTGATAATGATGATACCAGCAGCCTTGAAGATGGAGACGTGAGCAAAAAGTAtgaagaaaaaatcaaacaagatgACAACAACTTTCAATCAGAATTCATTACTGAGCGATATAGCAAATGCAGCAAAGAAGATAATAACAGTGTCATTCAAGTTGAAACTATAGCTACGATATGCAAACAAGATGACTTAGATGATTGTTATAGTGAATTGCTCTCCCCAAATTCTGAACATGCCATAATGCCATCGAAGCTTGAGTCATCAGTTAATGAGCGCACAAATTCTAGTTCTCGTGTTTCTTCTGAGGCTGAACTAGACGAAGTTCAGTCTGCAGCTACTAAGAACGGGGATTCAAAGTTTTTTGCTGGTTTTTTGAAGAAAGGTTTGAAGGACATTTCTTTGTTCAATCAATCAGTGGACAGTGCTAAGGTTTCAATCAATGGCCATTCAATCTCCGAACGTGTCCTACGGAAGGCCGAGAAGAAGTCTGGTCCAGTTGGCCCTGGTTCATATTG GTATGACTACCGCGCTGGATTTTGGGGTGTCATGGGACATGAGTGTAGTGGCATCATCCCT CCATTTATAAAGGAATTTAATTATCCAATGCCGAAAAATTGTGCCGGTGGGAACACAGGAGTTATTGTCAATGGTAGAGAACTTCATCAGAAAGACTTTGAATTGCTTGCAGGAAGAGGTCTCCCACGGATATCTGGAAAATCATATTCTGTTGAGATCAATGGAAATGTGATTGATGAAACAACTGGCAAAAAATTACGAAAGCTTGGAAAGCTTGCTCCTAC GTGGCAGATGTGA
- the LOC4339759 gene encoding RNA polymerase sigma factor sigE, chloroplastic/mitochondrial, translated as MASTVTTPSRPVSAGCHRRSPRRSAPVVLSLGGGPRRRTPSSTSCSALASPAKQGTAKLPPPQPTASRTAAADAERERERTDYNEVAAALESIYKLSPAVVEEKDADEEDEKSKQTKRKRKGRVGRSRNATVTVRSSRRRRRGQRMDLGKRVEMRRREEEEGGGGAGKVEDEERGFEEMLLREHAVSTDMGSLDWKRMKIPPVLTSAQSIRLFRIMQPMKAIMEMKENLENEVQSEPNDAQLAEAMNMSVLQMRRHLEVGRAARNKLIKHNLRLVLYTINKYYPDMSNDERFDDICQAGANGLITAIDRFEPKRGFRISTYALFWIRHSIVRAITLSNFTRFPFAMESERQEIHRAREELAFELGRAPTEEEVMKKVGLSPARYRDVVRMTRPTYSLHARNRVTQEELINEVTDDDAIGVDTSSHNTLLRLAIDDLLDSLKPKESVVIRQRFGLDGRGKRTLSEIAGNLNISREMVRKYELKALMKLKHPTRVEYLRRYM; from the exons ATGGCGTCCACTGTGACGACGCCGAGCCGGCCGGTATCCGCCGGGTGCCAccggcgctcgccgcggcggtcAGCGCCCGTCGTGCTCTCCCTCGGCggcgggccgcggcggcgcacgccgtCGTCCACCAGCTGCTCGGCGCTCGCGTCGCCGGCGAAGCAGGGCACGGCCAAGCTCCCTCCGCCGCagccgacggcgtcgaggaccgcggcggccgacgcggagcgggagcgggagcggacGGACTACAACGAGGTGGCCGCCGCGCTGGAGAGCATCTACAAGCTGAGCCCCGCCGTGGTCGAGGAGaaggacgccgacgaggaggacgagaaGAGCAAACAGACCAAGCGGAAGAGAAAAGGCAGAGTG GGGAGGAGCCGGAACGCGACGGTGACGGTGAGGagcagccggaggaggaggcggggacaGAGGATGGACCTGGGGAAGAGGGtggagatgaggaggagggaggaagaagagggcggcggcggcgccggcaaggtgGAAGACGAGGAGCGGGGGTTCGAGGAGATGCTGCTCCGGGAGCACGCCGTGTCCACCGACATGGGCAGCCTCGACTGGAAGCGGATGAAGATCCCTCCCGTGCTCACCTCCGCCCAGAGCATCCGCCTCTTCAGGATCATGCAGCCCATGAAG GCGATCATGGAAATGAAGGAGAACCTGGAGAACGAAGTGCAGAGCGAGCCAAACGACGCACAGCTCGCCGAGGCCATGAACATGTCCGTTCTTCAGATGAGGCGCCATCTCGAGGTCGGCCGAGCTGCCAGGAACAAGCTCATCAAG CATAATCTCCGGCTGGTGCTGTACACGATCAACAAGTACTACCCGGACATGTCCAACGACGAGAGGTTCGACGACATCTGCCAGGCGGGCGCCAACGGCTTGATCACGGCGATCGACCGGTTCGAGCCCAAGCGCGGCTTCCGCATCTCCACCTACGCCCTCTTCTGGATCCGCCACTCCATCGTCCGCGCCATCACCCTCTCCAACTTCACCCGCTTCCCCTTCGCCATGGAATCC GAGAGGCAGGAGATCCACAGGGCTCGGGAGGAGCTGGCGTTCGAGCTGGGGAGGGCgccgacggaggaggaggtgatgaagAAGGTGGGGCTGTCTCCGGCGAGGTACCGCGACGTGGTGCGGATGACGAGGCCCACCTACTCCCTCCACGCGCGTAACAGGGTCACCCAGGAGGAGCTCATCAACGAggtcaccgacgacgacgccatcggCGTCGACACCAGCAGCCACAacaccctcctccgcctcgccatcGACGACCTC CTGGATTCGCTGAAGCCCAAGGAGAGCGTGGTGATCCGGCAGAGGTTCGGGCTGGACGGGAGGGGGAAGCGGACGCTGAGCGAGATCGCCGGAAACCTCAACATCTCGAGGGAGATGGTGCGCAAGTACGAGCTCAAGGCGCTCATGAAGCTCAAGCACCCCACGCGAGTGGAATACCTGCGCAGATACATGTGA
- the LOC4339758 gene encoding probable GABA transporter 2, with product MAGTGGSPLLRSPSPVMNTMPTPPSAAVFDVEAASGARRLGIKPAADAGAAFVLESKGKWWHAGFHLTTAIVGPTVLTLPYALRGMGWALGLVALTAVAAVTFYAYYLMSRVLDHCEAHGRRHIRFRELAADVLGSGWVFYLVVTVQTAINAGITIGSILLAADCLQIMYSDLAPNGPLKLYHFIIVVAVVLSLLSQLPSFHSLRYINLGSLLLSFGYTILVSAACIRAGALSDVPEKDYSLSSSNSEKTFNAFLSISILASVFGNGILPEIQATLAPPAAGKMMKALVLCYTVVLFTFYLPAITGYWAFGSQVQSNVLQSLMPDKGPSLAPTWLLGLAVVLVLLQLLAIALVYSQVAYEIMEKSSADAARGRFSRRNVAPRVALRTAYVAACAFVAAMLPFFGDIVGVVGAVGFIPLDFVLPVVMYNMALAPPRRSPVYLANVAIMVVFTGVGLIGAVASVRKLVLDAGQFKLFSGNVVD from the exons ATGGCCGGCACCGGAGGCAGCCCTCTGCTCCGCTCTCCCTCTCCGGTGATGAACACCATGCcgacgccgccctccgccgcggtGTTCGACGTCGAGGCCGCGTCCGGCGCTCGCCGCCTTGGCATCaagcccgccgccgacgccggcgccgccttcgTGCTCGAGTCCAAAG GGAAGTGGTGGCACGCCGGGTTCCACCTGACGACGGCGATCGTGGGGCCGACGGTGCTGACGCTCCCGTACGCGCTGCGGGGGATGGGGTGGGCGCTCGGCCTGGTGGCgctcaccgccgtcgccgccgtcaccttCTACGCCTACTACCTCATGTCCAGGGTCCTCGACCACTGCGAGgcccacggccgccgccacatccgcttccgcgagctcgccgccgacgtcctcg GATCTGGATGGGTGTTCTACTTGGTGGTCACCGTGCAAACTGCCATCAACGCCGGTATTACCATCGGGAGCATCCTTCTTGCGGCTGACTGCTTACAA ATAATGTACTCGGACCTTGCACCAAATGGACCCCTGAAACTGTACCAtttcatcatcgtcgtcgctgtGGTTCTGTCCTTGCTCTCCCAGCTGCCGTCGTTCCACTCCCTGCGTTACATCAACCTCGGCTCGCTCCTCCTCAGCTTCGGCTACACCATCCTTGTCTCAGCTGCCTGCATCCGAGCAG GTGCTTTGAGCGATGTCCCGGAGAAGGATTACTCCCTGAGCTCATCCAATTCGGAGAAGACCTTCAATGCGTTCCTCTCCATTTCCATCCTCGCCTCCGTCTTCGGCAATGGCATTCTGCCTGAAATCCAG GCGAcgctggcgccgccggcggccgggaaGATGATGAAGGCGCTGGTGCTGTGCTACACGGTGGTGTTGTTCACCTTCTACTTGCCGGCGATCACCGGCTACTGGGCGTTCGGCAGCCAGGTGCAGTCCAACGTCCTGCAGAGCCTCATGCCGGACAAGGGCCCTTccctggcgccgacgtggctgctcggcctcgccgtcgtgctcgtcctcctccagctgctcgCCATCGCGCTCGTCTACTCCCAGGTGGCGTACGAGATCATGGAGAAGAGCTCGGCCgacgcggcgcgcggccggttCTCGCGGCGGAACGTGGCGCCCCGGGTGGCGCTCCGGACGGCGTACGTCGCGGCGTGCGCGTTCGTGGCCGCGATGCTGCCCTTCTTCGGCGacatcgtcggcgtcgtcggcgccgtcggcTTCATCCCGCTCGACTTCGTGCTCCCCGTCGTCATGTACAACATGGCGCTCGCACCGCCGAGGCGGTCGCCGGTGTACCTCGCCAACGTCGCCATCATGGTCGTCTTCACCGGCGTCGGCCTCAtcggcgccgtcgcctccgtaCGGAAGCTCGTGCTCGACGCCGGCCAGTTCAAGCTCTTCAGCGGCAACGTCGTGGACTGA
- the LOC4339756 gene encoding jasmonoyl--L-amino acid synthetase GH3.5 — protein MTICSCEETINEFEMLTRDAARVQKDTLKKILEINASAEYLQNFGLGGRTDAESYKSCIPLCVHNDIEPYIQRIVDGDTSPVVTGEPITNLSLSSGTTHGKPKFIPFNDELLETTLQIYRTSYAFRNREYPIGQGKALQFVYGSKQVITKGGILATTATTNLYRRQRYKEGMKDIQSQCCSPDEVIFGPDFHQSLYCHLLCGLIYSEEVHSVFSTFAHSLVHAFQTFEEVWEDLCTDIRDGVLSKKVTAPSIREAVSKILKPNPELADSIYKKCIGLSNWYGVIPALWPNAKYVYGIMTGSMEPYLKKLRHYAGNLPLISADYGASEGWVGSNIDPTVPPEQVTYAVLPQVGYFEFIPLEKPIGEETENSASIHYIESDPVGLTEVEVGKIYEVVITNFAGLYRYRLGDVVKIARFHNSTPELQFICRRSLVLSINIDKNTEKDLQLAVEEASKFLEGEKLEVMDFTSFVERSSDPGRYVIFWELSGDASDEVLSSCANALDLAFIDAGYTGSRKIKTIGPLELRILRKGTFKEILDHFLSLGGAVSQFKTPRFVNPSNSKVLQILSRNVTQSYFSTAYGF, from the exons ATGACGATCTGCAGCTGTGAGGAGACGATCAATGAGTTTGAGATGTTAACGCGTGATGCTGCGCGTGTGCAGAAGGATACACTGAAAAAGATCCTTGAGATAAATGCTAGTGCTGAGTACCTGCAGAACTTTGGGCTTGGGGGGAGGACTGATGCCGAGAGCTACAAATCCTGCATCCCATTGTGTGTGCACAATGATATTGAGCCCTATATCCAGCGGATTGTTGATGGCGATACCTCACCAGTGGTCACTGGAGAACCCATCACCAACCTCTCTCTCAG TTCCGGTACAACACACGGAAAGCCCAAGTTCATTCCATTCAATGATGAATTACTTGAGACCACACTTCAAATATACCGTACATCTTACGCGTTTAGGAACCG TGAATACCCTATTGGCCAAGGAAAAGCACTGCAGTTTGTTTATGGTAGCAAGCAAGTCATAACGAAAGGTGGCATTCTTGCAACAACTGCGACAACAAACTTGTATAGGAGACAGCGCTATAAGGAAGGCATGAAGGATATCCAGTCGCAGTGTTGCAGTCCTGATGAAGTTATCTTTGGCCCTGATTTCCACCAATCCTTGTACTGTCACTTGCTGTGTGGGTTAATATACTCAGAGGAGGTCCATTCAGTGTTCTCAACATTTGCTCACAGCCTAGTCCATGCATTCCAAACATTCGAGGAGGTTTGGGAAGATCTATGCACTGATATAAGAGACGGTGTTCTCTCAAAGAAAGTTACAGCACCATCAATTCGTGAGGCTGTTTCAAAAATCCTGAAGCCCAATCCTGAACTTGCTGACTCAATATACAAGAAGTGTATTGGTTTGAGCAATTGGTATGGAGTGATCCCAGCACTGTGGCCAAATGCAAAGTATGTGTATGGTATCATGACAGGATCCATGGAGCCATATCTGAAAAAATTAAGGCATTACGCAGGGAACTTGCCACTTATAAGTGCTGACTATGGCGCATCGGAAGGATGGGTTGGCTCTAACATAGACCCTACTGTGCCACCAGAGCAGGTGACATATGCTGTTCTCCCACAAGTTGGTTATTTTGAGTTCATTCCTTTGGAGAAACCAATAGGGGAGGAGACAGAAAACTCCGCCTCCATTCATTACATAGAATCAGATCCAGTTGGCTTGACTGAAGTTGAGGTCGGCAAAATCTATGAAGTTGTAATAACTAACTTTGCAG GTCTATATCGGTACAGGCTAGGAGATGTCGTGAAGATAGCACGCTTCCACAACTCCACACCTGAGCTCCAATTCATCTGTCGCAGAAGCCTAGTGCTGAGCATCAACATCGACAAGAACACCGAGAAAGACCTCCAGTTGGCTGTTGAGGAGGCATCAAAGTTCCTGGAAGGAGAGAAGCTCGAAGTCATGGATTTCACGAGCTTCGTGGAACGATCAAGCGATCCAGGGCGCTACGTGATCTTCTGGGAGCTGAGTGGCGATGCGAGTGATGAGGTCTTGAGCAGCTGCGCAAATGCCTTGGATCTAGCCTTCATTGACGCAGGCTACACGGGCTCGAGGAAGATCAAGACGATCGGCCCCCTTGAGCTCCGGATCCTCAGAAAGGGAACCTTCAAGGAGATCCTAGATCATTTCCTAAGCCTTGGTGGTGCGGTGAGCCAGTTCAAGACACCAAGGTTTGTGAACCCATCAAACAGCAAGGTGTTGCAGATACTGAGTAGAAATGTCACCCAAAGTTATTTCAGTACTGCCTATGGATTTTGA
- the LOC4339757 gene encoding uncharacterized protein isoform X1: MGSEAKEMKYRRRARVPEPFDYGQCGGDRSGVLDWGALKENPVELLRKLDELRDHITRSCEITDQPRERHRMSRRTASLRPSHAEPPPLGRGPEHYRSRYTGRYGSGFPHSPNDQLHRSMHRDRYERQPSGRFRQWPERQWENSGYLGGNHHQSTCQCAQCLHGQRAVMQEEHIPMTRYFAGQQGSHLFDRSPSVSSELDRRSVASSLYSHFSVSKRRTEFFRKKAESFCRPVRGAAPFVVCSSCNQLLQLPPGKCTARKQIQVRCGSCSEIVSFKLKEVKIHPLVAPTSFPASKTVGSSSRQVNKSFGWYQHQDEGNSSFHKLQAQERWQQNKDLADNISVSSTSSYDRIDKECGSNRSSQLLSVSVRRSRLANIPKDILCQGDAYSQVETSAFNTGNLQAPVIEDKCVDPFSSRLKDCSGGDRTSKECSLNIMADSVDANVRDERSDVTYEQNSKDHKEGFGEETVSSRHEQKLKESTSGFCDDGSMGNIDKLTADNDDTSSLEDGDVSKKYEEKIKQDDNNFQSEFITERYSKCSKEDNNSVIQVETIATICKQDDLDDCYSELLSPNSEHAIMPSKLESSVNERTNSSSRVSSEAELDEVQSAATKNGDSKFFAGFLKKGLKDISLFNQSVDSAKVSINGHSISERVLRKAEKKSGPVGPGSYWYDYRAGFWGVMGHECSGIIPPFIKEFNYPMPKNCAGGNTGVIVNGRELHQKDFELLAGRGLPRISGKSYSVEINGNVIDETTGKKLRKLGKLAPTVEKLKRGFGMHVPEEKS; encoded by the exons ATGGGGAGCGAGGCGAAGGAGATGAAGTACAGGAGAAGGGCTAGGGTTCCAGAGCCCTTCGATTACGGGCAatgcggcggcgaccggagtgGCGTGCTGGATTGGGGCGCGCTCAAGGAGAACCCCGTGGAGCTGCTCCGGAAGCTCGACGAGCTGCGGGACCACATCACCAGGTCCTGCGAGATCACCGACCAGCCGCGGGAGCGCCACCGCATGAGCCGCCGCACGGCCTCGCTGCGCCCCTCgcacgccgagccgccgccgctaggcCGTGGGCCGGAGCACTACCGCTCACGCTACACGGGAAGGTACGGGTCTGGCTTTCCGCACAGTCCGAATGACCAGCTGCATCGGTCTATGCATAGAGATAGGTATGAGAGGCAGCCGAGTGGGCGGTTCCGGCAATGGCCGGAGAGGCAGTGGGAGAATTCTGGGTATCTTGGGGGGAATCACCATCAGAGCACCTGCCAGTGTGCACAGTGCCTTCATGGCCAGAGAGCTGTGATGCAGGAGGAGCACATTCCCATGACGAGGTACTTTGCAGGCCAGCAGGGGTCTCACCTGTTCGATAGGTCCCCATCAGTCTCATCGGAGCTTGACCGGAGGTCTGTCGCTTCGTCATTGTACTCTCATTTCTCGGTGTCGAAGAGGAGGACAGAGTTTTTCAGGAAGAAGGCAGAGAGTTTCTGTCGTCCTGTGAGAGGCGCCGCTCCTTTCGTTGTATGCAGTTCTTGTAACCAGCTGCTGCAGCTGCCTCCTGGGAAATGCACAGCTCGGAAGCAGATTCAAGTTCGGTGTGGTTCGTGCTCGGAGATCGTTAGTTTCAAGCTTAAGGAAGTGAAAATTCATCCTTTGGTTGCGCCGACATCTTTCCCTGCATCAAAAACAGTGGGGAGTTCCAGTCGTCAGGTTAACAAAAGTTTTGGGTGGTACCAACATCAGGATGAAGGAAATTCTAGTTTCCATAAGCTGCAAGCACAAGAGAGATGGCAGCAGAACAAGGATCTTGCAGACAATATTTCTGTGTCTTCTACTTCTAGTTATGACAGAATAGACAAAGAGTGTGGATCAAACAGGAGCAGTCAGTTACTATCAGTATCTGTTAGAAGGTCCAGACTTGCAAATATCCCAAAGGATATACTATGTCAAGGAGATGCATACAGTCAAGTAGAAACTTCAGCATTTAATACAGGCAATCTACAGGCCCCAGTTATAGAGGACAAATGTGTCGATCCATTTTCCAGTCGTCTAAAAGATTGTAGTGGTGGAGATCGCACAAGCAAGGAATGTAGCCTAAATATCATGGCAGATTCTGTTGATGCTAATGTTAGGGATGAAAGATCGGACGTGACATATGAGCAGAACAGCAAAGATCATAAAGAAGGATTTGGAGAAGAAACTGTCAGCAGTAGACATGAGCAAAAGCTCAAAGAAAGTACAAGTGGCTTTTGTGATGATGGAAGCATGGGTAACATAGACAAGCTGACGGCTGATAATGATGATACCAGCAGCCTTGAAGATGGAGACGTGAGCAAAAAGTAtgaagaaaaaatcaaacaagatgACAACAACTTTCAATCAGAATTCATTACTGAGCGATATAGCAAATGCAGCAAAGAAGATAATAACAGTGTCATTCAAGTTGAAACTATAGCTACGATATGCAAACAAGATGACTTAGATGATTGTTATAGTGAATTGCTCTCCCCAAATTCTGAACATGCCATAATGCCATCGAAGCTTGAGTCATCAGTTAATGAGCGCACAAATTCTAGTTCTCGTGTTTCTTCTGAGGCTGAACTAGACGAAGTTCAGTCTGCAGCTACTAAGAACGGGGATTCAAAGTTTTTTGCTGGTTTTTTGAAGAAAGGTTTGAAGGACATTTCTTTGTTCAATCAATCAGTGGACAGTGCTAAGGTTTCAATCAATGGCCATTCAATCTCCGAACGTGTCCTACGGAAGGCCGAGAAGAAGTCTGGTCCAGTTGGCCCTGGTTCATATTG GTATGACTACCGCGCTGGATTTTGGGGTGTCATGGGACATGAGTGTAGTGGCATCATCCCT CCATTTATAAAGGAATTTAATTATCCAATGCCGAAAAATTGTGCCGGTGGGAACACAGGAGTTATTGTCAATGGTAGAGAACTTCATCAGAAAGACTTTGAATTGCTTGCAGGAAGAGGTCTCCCACGGATATCTGGAAAATCATATTCTGTTGAGATCAATGGAAATGTGATTGATGAAACAACTGGCAAAAAATTACGAAAGCTTGGAAAGCTTGCTCCTAC AGTTGAGAAGTTAAAACGTGGATTTGGCATGCACGTCCCTGAAGAGAAAAGTTAG
- the LOC107276551 gene encoding transcription factor FAMA, whose amino-acid sequence MDKEVQQRSHLERFAALDEAPPPAPEETVVTGGEMVDYMLGQPPPTTPGPQSQVSFDKLTFSDVLQFADFGPKLALNQPAASDNGGGGGDDGDDDDDSYFLRFQSLPSLPAVPPPRGGAAAAHQVVDEQEGSKQTVDAGGVSESTTLVQQADGGGGRAEKAGEQGKSGRRKRPRTVKTSEEVESQRMTHIAVERNRRRQMNEYLRVLRSLMPGSYVQRGDQASIIGGAIEFIRELEQLIQCLESQKRRRLYGGDAPAPPARPVADGAVLPAPMQQPPPATPPFFPPSIPFPASSGAGDGTGAGVAKVALDLDASGGGEVGGGVREEMAENKSCVADIEVRVVGVDAMIKILSRRRPGQLIKTVAALEEMHMSILHTNITTIDQTVLYSFNVKIAGDARFSAEDIAGAVHQILSFIDVNYTL is encoded by the exons ATGGACAAAGAG GTGCAGCAGAGAAGCCACCTGGAGAGATTTGCGGCGCTGGACgaggcgccaccgccggcaccGGAGGAGACCGTGGTCACCGGCGGGGAGATGGTGGACTACATGCTGGGACAGCCGCCGCCAACGACGCCCGGGCCGCAGAGCCAGGTGTCCTTCGACAAGCTCACCTTCTCCGACGTGCTGCAGTTCGCCGACTTCGGCCCCAAGCTCGCGCTCAACCAGCCGGCGGCGTcggacaacggcggcggtggtggcgacgacggcgacgacgacgacgacagctaCTTCCTCAGGTTCCAGTCGCTGCCGTCCCTCCCCGCCGTTCCCCCTCctcgtggcggcgccgccgccgcgcatcaGGTCGTTGACGAGCAGGAGGGCAGCAAGCAGAcggtcgacgccggcggcgtgtCCGAGAGCACGACGCTGGTGCAgcaggctgacggcggcggcggccgtgcggaGAAGGCCGGTGAGCAGGGGAAGAGCGGGCGGCGGAAGCGTCCCCGGACGGTCAAGACGAGCGAGGAGGTGGAGAGCCAGCGGATGACGCACATCGCCGTCGagcgcaaccgccgccgccagatgaACGAGTACCTTCGAGTCCTCCGCTCACTCATGCCCGGCTCCTACGTCCAAAGG GGAGACCAAGCATCCATCATAGGTGGTGCAATAGAGTTCATACGAGAGCTGGAGCAGCTGATCCAGTGCCTGGAGTCGCAGAAGCGGCGGCGCCTgtacggcggcgacgcgccagCGCCACCTGCACGGCCGGTCGCCGACGGAGCAGTTCTGCCGGCGCCcatgcagcagccgccgccggcgacgccgccgttcTTCCCCCCGAGCATCCCGTTCCCCGCGTCGTCCGGCGCCGGTGACGGTACAGGCGCCGGCGTGGCCAAGGTCGCACTGGACCTcgacgcgagcggcggcggcgaggtgggcggcggggtccgggaggagatggcggagaaCAAGTCGTGCGTCGCGGACATAGAGGTGAGGGTGGTGGGCGTGGACGCCATGATCAAGATCctgtcgcggcggcggccggggcagCTGATCAAGACGGTGGCGGCACTGGAGGAGATGCACATGTCCATCCTGCACACCAACATCACCACCATCGATCAGACCGTCCTCTACTCCTTCAACGTCAAG ATCGCCGGCGACGCAAGATTCTCGGCGGAGGACATCGCCGGTGCCGTCCACCAGATCCTTAGCTTCATCGACGTCAACTACACGTTATGa